A segment of the Manis javanica isolate MJ-LG chromosome 10, MJ_LKY, whole genome shotgun sequence genome:
GCACATTCTCAGGGTCTCCCCAGAGCCACAGAATCAGGAAGTTTGGGGTGGGGCCCGCCATCTAACAACCTTGGGGGTTGAGGCTAAAGGTTGAGAAGCACTGTCCCAGAACGAAACCACCAGGAGAGCTGGAACTGGCTTTGATCACCTGTGTGCACAGTGGGACTAAGTATGGCCCCTCCCCCATCACATACTgagtctggggaagctgaggAGTAACCACTTGGGTCTAGGTTGGCCCAGGTACAAAGGGGTGTCCAAAACATTCAGATGGATGATCTGGTAAAATCAGGACCAGCTCAGATGGCATTCTGACACCTCCCTGACCTCTTTCCTAACACCCAAGGTCCCAGGAACGGGGCTGTCCATGGAAGTCTACCGCCTAGAGTCTGTAAGGTCGCATGACTATACTCTCAGTGGAATGGGACCAGCGCCGTGCAGATCCAGCCTCTGGACAAGGACCCTCAACAAGGCAGGCAGAAGTCCTACCCTCTTTCCTGGGCTCAGATGGAGCGACATGAGAACACAGCGTGATCAGCTGTCTGTTGTTTAAGTGATAGAAGCTTCCAGAAGAGTAGGTCCTTGCCTGACTCAGCCCAGGGCAGAGCTGCTCTTGACCTGGCACACTCAGATCCTTTTTCTCTAAGTTAGCTCTGAAAGTACTAGAGCACAATGTTATTTACAAAGTTAAAATCACACACTGAGTAAGCTTTGTCCATGGCTGGACAAACACAGCCATGTCATCTCTTTACTTTCCAcctgaaagagaataaaagaatagcttatttttttagatttttcttaacTAGAAGCAGTTGACCATATAAAAGACTTAGGCAAGATAGGTTATTTTAGAAACCAATTATAAAATGTTGCTGCTTGAATACATTTTGTGCTTTGTAATTTAGGGGTAATTGAGGCTTGTACCACCTTCCTTACAAGTAAGCTAGCCACCAAGGGAACACGCAGCTGCAGTTGGGCCTTTGACCACATTACAACCAATTTTCAGTGTTCGCTCCTGGGACAAAGACTACTACGCCCAATACAAAAGCAACTCTGTGCAGACGTGCCATTTAGACCAATACCTGAATCGCTGAGCTGGCCAACTGGAAGACTGTGTTTACAGTTCCCAAGGGCTTGGACTCTTGAGGCTCCCGCAGCTGAACACAGGCACAGAAGGGCTGTGAGTACTTGCCCGACCCCTTCACATTTGCTAACCAGCAAAGCCATACCTTCAGGACAGTTAACTGAGCCTGGCTCAGGGACAGACAAGAATCAATCAAATGCAGCTAAAAAGTAATTTATGCCTCTACTTTTATTCAGTAGCAGGCTCAGGCAGACGTTTACACTGCCTTGAGGAGTACTCCTGGTTAATAACACTATGAAGgagttgaactgtgtccccaccAACTGTTAGTTTCAAGTCCTCAACACCCAGGACCCCAGAACTTCACCTCACTTGGAAGCAGGGTCACTGCAGGTGTGACTGGTTACAGAACTCACTGTGGAGGAGAGCAGGACCCTGACtccatgactggtgtccttagaaaGGGCACATGTGGTCACAGACCTGCACAGAGGGCTGCCGTGGGAAGATGGAAGCAGGGCTGGAGGCGATGTGTCTGCCGCCAGGGAGCTCCAAGGATGGCCCCAGACCCCCAGCAGCGAGGGCGGGCCTGAAGCAGTCTCCCTCAGAGCCTCAAAAAGCACCAGCCCCACCCACACCTTGACCTGGGACTTTGGGCCTCCagattgtgagaaataaacttccgTCATTTAAGCTGCCCCATGTGTGGCACATTGTTATGGAGGTCACAGGAAACAATACAGCTAGAATCCAACTTTAATTTAGAATCCAATTTTAATTTAGAGTATATTCATCCAAACTCCTACAAGTATTTGACATCAACGACTCGGCACAGAACAATGCTCAGTCGTTCCAGCCCCACCTTGGGGTTTAAGCTGGTTCTGCCATTGCTGCCCCACGCTGAGCAGCCAGAGGCTCTTCTCACCCGGCCACACCGATGGGGCCGAGCCCTCGCCTGCAGCTGTGATCTAGAGGGTGTCTGTGCTGAATGCAGAAATTGCCATGACACTGGTCACAAGCCACCTGCAGCATCTCTCTCTTCTTGCAGCCCTCCTTTGAGCACTGGTATGTGAAAATCTGAAAAAGCAAAAGTtgcttaaatatttcaaaaaggtCCAAGAAGCAATTTTTCAACAGGCCTGAATCAAACCATTAATATTTAAACTAGAAGCAATTTTTAGCTATATGGAACAAAGACACTGAAATTCAAACATCTGACTGTCAGGTGAAAAGATGAATATAattaaggagacatgacaagGTGAAGAGCACAGCACAGTGAGCTGAGGATTCACGTGAGGTAACTGGAGCTGCTTGCGATAAACACCAGCCCAAcccaggggcagggggaaggTCAGGCCTGAGGCATTGCGCACAGTCCCACACAGGGCGGCCGGCTCCAGGGGCTCTGGGGACAGTGGAGGCTGTCCCCATCAGGGGCAAGGGGGCTAGAATGCCTGTGTGTAGCCCCTGCACCCATTAATAGCTGCTGGGGTTTCTTTTAGGGGAAGGGGAAGACGATGGTGCTATAGATTCCCAGGCAATTTCAACTCTGAAGGTAAGAATGTCAGTAAAGATGGGTGTCAGCAGCCTGAGGACAGCCCTCCAGCAAGGACAGAAGGTGAGGGTGGCCTCAAGGGGCCTGAGCATGTGCAAACAGAGTATCAGCGGTGCCCACGCCCGGAGGGAAAAGGAGGGCACACACACTAGGGAGTGGACAAGGATGGGGGAGACTCAGGGTGTAAATCTGACTTAAGCCAAGAATAAGGATCACCTTGTCAATTTGGGAGCAAGGTGTGCCCAGTAGAGCTGTGGTCTTGTATAAAAGCAGGGAGGTTTTAAAAGGCCTACCAGAAGCCTGGAGGGCAGAAAGTGGGTGCAGAGCAAGAGCAGGGTGGAAAGTAATAGGGTTGGAGGGGGACTGGAGCAAGCTCGCTGAGGGCAGGGGCAGTAGGCTGAGGAACACACTTTATACTTGCGTGTCTGACGGTGAAATGAACGGGCCTCATGTGTTTATGTAATGGAAGTCATTATGTATTTAACGTGTTAGATGTTATATATTTGCGACAGTTGATAACTCACACCACGATCCACGATCAGAAATGGGTTTAAGCTTGACTAAAGCCAATTCCCAGAAGACAAGCATTTGCAGAGCCCATGTACTTGTTTTTAGAGTAATAGGACTGGAAAGTAGTAGTAGTGTGCCTCTAAGAGCAGCCACACTAGAAAAATCACCCAGGCAGACGGGCAGGGCCTCAGgaagggcaggcagcagggcCGGCTCTGACCAGACCTCCGAGGCAGCCCGGGGGGCCTAAGGGCTCTGAGAATCTGCAGTCCAAGGGGAGATAACAACCTGCAGTCTACTGACTATAAACCTCACCGAGTCTCCTTGGACTTCTGGTTAAGGACAGAAAACTGATCATGAGTATTGGCTCTGACtcctccagaaaaacaaaagagatttTCTGAAAAGGATAAACATATGAGGGCAAAGAAGAAATCAGCCACAAGATTTTTGGGGAAAAATAGCTCCTGGGCGGGTAGTGATTGACTGGCAGACATGGGAAAGCCAGGTTACAGCAGGCCAGGAGAGTCCCTGTGAGCAAACCCCCAGGGCTCAGACATGGGTGCTGCTGGGACAGGAGCGAGGGCTGCAAGTCTGGCAGACTGCAGTAGGCAGGGCCCCTAAGGAAcagaggaggggcctggaggACGCTCCATGTGCCCCCGAGAAGCTGGAAGCTGGGAGGGAAATAGAACGCCGCCTCTGGAGAATGTGATTAGCCGAAGAAAAAACCCCAAAGTCAGAGCTCCAGGCTTCCTGAGAAGTGGGCCAGGCAGATGGCCCACAGCCAGAGCCAAAGCCCACACCACTCCCACAGGGCAAACGAGCAGCCAGCAGACGACCACCAGGATATGTCCTGTGACACAGACACACCTGGCAGATCTCACAGGAAAGGCCACCTGTCCAGGAGGCCTAGTATCCAAGTAAGAGTCTGAAGGCAACCGAAGAATCCTAGATGACATTTCCAGAGAAAGCAGGAGAGTTTCCAGTTTGGAGGGGCCACTGAATGCCTAGCATGACAGGTGAGGTCAGATCTACACTAGGAATATTCAACATAAAGTTTATAAACTCTGGGACAAAGAGGGGATCCTCCAACTGCCAGGAGGAAAGCTGGTCCCATAAAGGACCAGGACAGAATGGCTTGGGAATTCTCTAGAACAGTAGCCAAAGTAAGAAACAAACGAAAGCCTGCAAACATCCGAGGGAAGAGTTCAAAGCAAGGACGTTATCCCAGGCTGCTCATAGATGGAAATGGAGAATGAAGAACTGAACGATGTATGCTCTCAAGTTACCTTTCATTCCTCCTCCTGAGAACAAGTAGTGGATGTCCTCCCACCACAATAAAGGAATAAACTAAGAAAACAGAGGACACGGGAAACCAGGGACCCATCATAAAGAAGATGCAGAGGAGGAGGGATTCCCGCCCCCTAGGAAACGCATTGGGGATCTCTCGGCTGCATCCTCAAGGTGAGAGGCCTGGGCTTCAGTCTGCAGCAAGGGTGGGAGTAGAAGAGAGTGGGTATAGGTGAGTGTTAGAATGGGGACAGCTCACCACTCAGCTCACACTGTGTGAATAGGTAAAGCCCCAAACTAAAGGGACAGCAAGACACACTCGCACTACAATACACACACGTGGAAAAAGAAGACACTCCAAACAAAACTGGCTAAGCACTGatagtacagctgacccttgaacaacaaggGCTTGAACTGTGTGCGTCCACTGATAAGCGGATTTATTTCAGTAAATACTGCAGAAATTTTTTGAAGCACAGCTACAACATGAAAGAACATTTCTTCTCACTACCTTACTTTATGTAACAACACAGCAATAAtaaacacaacacacaaaatagaaGTTAACCAAATGTTTCCTACCAGTAAGGCTTCCCATCAACAGGGGGCTGTTAGTAAAggtttggggagtcaaaagttaaacGTGATTTTTGACTTTGCAGAGAGAAGGTCAGTCCCATCCTGAGCTAAGGGTCAACTGTGGTCTCTGGAGAACAGGCTCGTTGTTTTTCCTAACATGCTTTACTTCCAGATGAACAGATGTCTGACTAATAAAAATGCTAATGCTACCAAAGCAAGAACTCCAAATGTTCAAATTTTACATGCTTTTACACTTTGGTAGGTGGAGCATAGGAAAAAAGTGCTTAGTAATAGAACAGTTCTAGAAAACTTCATTAGCTCTTATCTTGGGAGAAAAAGGGTGAGATTTCTGTAGAGAAAGCAAATCCTAATGTAGATTCCACTATTTAGAGAATGCTTCTGTGACTGAACAAAACCCATGCCATTCACAACATAGGAAAACACTATACTACATAAgggttttattttgtatgtgcATAACTAGGACTAGCTTTCATAATCAGGTAACTGACTGTGTTTCCCTAAGAAAAAATACTAACAGTCAGAGGTGACACAGACTCTGTGcttaccttttctctctttccaggATGATATTTACAATCTCTATCCATGTGCTCACCAACCACCACATCTGgtatctcccccttttttattggGATTGGGTTGTTACAAAGTGGGCATACTGGGACCTGAACATCCTAAAAATAATAAGATGATATTGCAGATTCAGACAATCCAACTCACAAAAgaaaagggacaagggcttagcGCATTTGAAAGCAGAGAGAGGACAAACACTGGCATTTCAGTCACTCATGAGGTGTTGTTAGTGTAACAGATTACCAATAAGGCATCCCTGAAACCTGCCGATAAAGCTGCCCTAAGAGGGATCTAGTGGGATTTAAACATAACAGACTACCTACCAACTGTAGACCTGAGACAGTCAGACAAAAGCAGCCAAGGAAGGAGGCTGGTGAAACCACTCTGGAAGGTCTCAGAACAGCAGGCTGTCCATCCAGCACCATCTAGGAGAGGGGTAACCTGCCCAAACAGCTCCGGGTGAATGTGACAGAAGAAAATAGCCCTAAGACCCTCCAGCTCTAACTGCcaccagcctctctgagcctttgaGGCTTCCCACGTGGCTTTTACATGCAGGGAGACCCACTCATCAGCTGACAGGGAGCACAAGCTAGCCTGGGCTCTCaggacaaaatggccatccaagCCCAGAACTTGGGGGCTTGGAGGGAATGACCAAAGACCCCAGCAGCTAAATGCCCAGTGCAGTCGAAAGACCTGAGCCAGGGCAGGAGCTGAGGATACTTAGCACAGCCAGACAACCAAGATGACAAGTCACAGGCAGTCCCCTAACCACAGGGCCTATGTCTGCTCTGAGGATAGAGGCACCCAAGAGCTCTTCCTCAGTTGGCAAGTCTGCCAAATTAAGAAACGAAGCATTGCTAATGATCTCTAGCCACACTCACTGTCTAGGGACTTGGGGAGGTTAAATCAACAAGTAAACGGGGTGGTTTGGCCTCATGATCAGCTCCTGGTAAATAAGAGAAATGTGAGTCACCCTCCCCCGCCCCTGCCATGGTGGCTTGGAAAACACTGGAGTGTCAGACCTTGGCCAACTCAGGTCAAAGTATGTAAAGCCCAGTCACTCACTTGTCTAACTGCCATCATGGTGAAGCAGCCAAGGATTCATACAAAGAGCTCACTCAAATAACCTCTGAACCTCCCAGGATAAACTGAATAGAGGCTGGGAGCCATCAGAAAAGTCAATAACAAAAGTCTTACACCTTTGGACTTAGCAAGTCAACTTTCTCAAAGTAATCTTCTGTTTTCTAGTGCATGCTATCTGAATCACCTAATATGACATCTTGGCTGCAGATACCCACATAAGTATTTTTAGATACCTTCCACCTCAATTATTAAACCATTTCTTACACCCCATGAAAACACAGCTATGTTTCCCTTGGTGTAATGAATTAAAGGAACTAAGTATTTTAACCTGTAAACTAAGCTATGACTCCACATGTCCCTGGAAATACAAGCTGTTGCTTTAGCACCGTGCTGCCCAGAACTCCCTGTGAAGGAGGCATGGCCACGTGCCTGCACAGTATAGCAAGCACTGCCACACAGGGTTCTTCAACACCTGAGCTACATCTGAGATGTAGCTGTGTGACTGAGAAACTGGACTTTGATTTCATTAAATTAACAGCTACATGTGTCTAGAGTCTACTATTTTGGACAGCACAGCTTGAGGCAGTGAAGATTAGAGACTTCTGGGTAAAGCCTGCTAAGTTACCTTCTTGAATGCAAAAGGACACTTGTGTGCAGCACAGGTTGAATGATCTTTACAGAAATCTTGCTTACATGCATCACATTTTAATggaagaaaatctaaaaaaaaaaaaaaatagtgaagtGTTTTAAATACTAGAACCAAAGAATTACAGATCATATTAAACAGGCATTTACCTACTCCAAGTTCCTTATACCTATCAAATACATCCTAGAGGTATCCCATGTGAGAAAAACTGGGGATCATGAATTCACAATGTCAGTAACACTGAAGAACCGACAGAGTTATGCCTTTCAAGGTGATCCCATAGCAAGTAGTATTCAAGCAGTTAAGCAGCACACTTTGTACCCTTGTCACCTGGCTGTTGGGTGGGTGCTGAGCAACAATGCTGAACAGAATCCACACCTTGGGCCACCTTCCCAATATTGAAAGACCAAGACCCAGAGAATAGCAGCTAACAGACGCTATGGCCAATTCTTCCCCATGAAACAGCCAATAAAATATCCACTTTTCTATTAATATTCTCTTAAAAGCACTTACCTAGCAGCTTGCAAGTTTTTTCTGAACAGTGCTTCCCCAAATCAGGGAACTCCATGAGAAAGCGTCCAAAAGAATGGCAGGATGAAGTATCACCTACAAGACTTAGAACAGTTAGACAAGCAATGATGGCCCTAATTCTAGTCACCAGGATTTACAATTAACAGCCAATGAAGGTAAATGAACATGCTCTGTAAAGAGTGATAAACATCCAAGTCAACCTGGGGCCCAGCAGGGCACTGACGCATCTCAAAGTCCTCTGCCAGAAAAGAGCAAAACGGGAGTTTCGCACAAGCACCACCTCATTCACCTTTTAATTCATCTCATGTAAACGTATTTTGACTCTATTGACACGGGCTTCCCGTATTCACTTTACATGGCTGCCAAGGAAAGTTACAGCTTTGGTGAAGTTTAAAT
Coding sequences within it:
- the ZFAND2A gene encoding AN1-type zinc finger protein 2A: MEFPDLGKHCSEKTCKLLDFLPLKCDACKQDFCKDHSTCAAHKCPFAFKKDVQVPVCPLCNNPIPIKKGEIPDVVVGEHMDRDCKYHPGKREKIFTYQCSKEGCKKREMLQVACDQCHGNFCIQHRHPLDHSCRRGLGPIGVAG